Genomic window (Subtercola endophyticus):
TACACCGCCGAACTCGACCGCGCCAACGCCGACACGGTGTGGGTGCGGGGCGGATGCTCGAGCTGGTACCTCGACCCGCGCACCGGCCGCCAGACGCTGCTCTGGCCCGGCACCGCGCGGGCCTTTCGCGACCGCAACTCCCGCTTCGACCCCGCCCCCTACGCCGCCTCCGGCGCCGTAGCCCTCGCCCCTCTCTGAGCCTCCTCCCCTCTCTCTCTTCCCCCCTCCCCTCCCTCCCACTCCGCTCCCTCGCTCCTTCGCGGCATCGACTTTGCGAAAAAGCCCCATCCCGAGGGTTTTTGGGGGCCTTTTCGCAAAGTCGATTGGTGCGAGGTCCCGCGGGAGGGGAGGGATGCGCGCGGCGTGGCCCGTCAGCGCGGCGTGCTAGCGTGATCGGCGTGAAGCGCCCACTCGAATCCGCCTGTGCCTGAGTCGGTCGCCCCCAGGCCAGAGTCGGACGCGCCCTGGCCTGAGCCGGTCGAGCCCGCGACGCAGTCGGACCCGCCCAGACCTGAGCCTGTCGCGCCGGGGCCGGAGTCCGACGCCGCCGAGCACGAGCCTGAGCGGATCGCGCCGGGGACCGGCGTTCACCCGCTCGTCATCGTCGCGGGGGTCACGGGAGCGGGCAAGTCGACCATCGGCACCGCCATCGCCGTGAAGCTCGGGGTGCCGTTCGTCGACGCGGACTCGCTGCATTCGCCCGCGAACATCGCCAAGATGGCGGCCGGGCATCCCCTCACCGACGCCGACCGCGAGCCCTGGCTCGAACGCATCGGCGCCGAACTGCACGAGCACAGCGAGTCTGGACTCGTCATCGCCTGTTCGTCGCTCAAGCGCAAGTACCGCGACCTCATCCGCTCGGCCGCGCCGAGTACGTTCTTCGTTGTGCTCACGGGCTCCCGCGAACTCATCGAGAGCCGCCTGGCCGCGCGCACAGGGCATTTCATGCCCCCTGCGCTGCTCGACTCGCAGCTGGCAGCCTTCGAGCCGCTGACCCCGGATGAACGGGGCGTCGACCTCTCGATCGACACCGATATCAACTCCATCGTCGACGCCGGTGTCGCCGCTGTCGTCGCCGCGGCAAGGTAGACAAGCACGCAAGCCAGTAACGGCGCGCAGAAGTGACAGCCCACCGTGCCGCCAGCGCCAGCAGCGCAGTCGCCCAGCCGGCGGAAGACCGGCGCGCTGTGCCTGCGCCCGTAACCCTCATTGCGGCCGCCGGATTCGGCGCCCTGCTCGGGGGGCCGTTGCTCGCAGCCGTGCGCACGTCTCGCCGACGCATTCGCCGCTGAGCTCGCGCCGGAGACGGGCCGCGCGCCGCATGCTCCGGCTGGGCCGGCCGACAGCAGACCCTCCGGCCGGCCGACAATCTGACCCTCCGACCGGCCGACAGCCGACCCTTCGGCCGGGCAACCCGGTCTGGCGTTCCCGCGAGCTACGAGCCCGACGGCCTAGTGCCCGGGAACCCTAGTGCCCGGGAACCCTCGTGCCCTGAAACCCTCGTGCCCTGAAACCCTAGTACCCCGAAACGCTGACGCTCGCCGACACCACCGCCGTCAGCACGGCGATCACGATGTACAGCACCGTGAAGACGAGCCCGAGAACGACCGCCGCGAGCGCCAGCCCGTGCCCACGTTCACCCGTGCGCTTGACCTGCCCGAGGGCGACGAAACCGAGGATCGCCCCGAGCAGCGGTACGACGAACGCGCCGATGATGGCGACGATCGAGAGAATGTTGAACCGAGCCTGAGCAACGGCAGGCGAATTTGAGGTGGTCATGGTGATCCTTTGGCATGGAGGCGGTAGCGGAAGTGATGGATTATCACTTAACGCTAGACGATGTCGAGGATTATTTCAACTGTGGCGGAGGGCCTCGATCGGCGTGGATTGCTCAGCAATTAACCCCCATTTCGGGGGTCAATGTTACGATTCTGTGAAAGCACGCTCAGAGTGGCTGGAGCGCTTGCCTAGGGCAAATAATATGGGCTTGCAGGGTTGCCCGGGATCGCAGCTCGGGCGACATTTACCCGTCTGCGACATGCATCCCGAGGTTCACAATGGCGAGAAGACAACGCAAATCAGCGCGCTCGAAATACCTTCAGAATTCCGGCCCTATCTTCATTCCCACGACGAACGACCACGGTCATGTGATGGCCATCGTCGATGCCGTCAACGCCTTCGGCGGCCAGCCCTACGCACGCATCTACCGCGACAAACTCGGCAGCCGCACAACCACGATCGTCAGCCTGCGATTCAGCATGTACCGGGCGAAGATCGGTGAACTGACCGGAGATGTGGCGGCCAAACTACGCATGAGCGTGTTCTTCAATTCGCTGCGCAACCGCGCCATCAGCGTTCCTGCGCGCATCGACACCGACCCGGATTCGCCGACCTATCTCGGCGTCTGGATCAACGTTCCCCCGGGCTCCGCCGGCTAGCCTGGCGGGCCGCGGGTGAGCTGCCGATCATCCGCTCGTCACCCGCCGGTGCGTGCCTTTTGCTGCACCCGAGTCAGAACACGTGACGGCGGAGTCAAGACCTCGCCGTCGGTGCGGAAGCGAAACGCTTGCAGCATGTACTCGCCGAACCGGCGCCAGGCGTCGGACGCCGAACGACGAGTGCCGCGGATGAGCCCGGCGTTCGCGGTCGTCAACAGGTACAGATCGCTGTGGTCGAAGTCGGAGCGGAGGGCCCCCGCTGCAACGGCCCGGTCGACAAGCAGTATCGACGCCGCGAGAGCGCGGTTCATCTGCACGCGAAAGTGCTCCGTGCCGCGATTCGGCGACGCGATGACGTCGCTGAACGCGAGGTCGAGGGCCTGCTGCTCGAGGATGTACAGCACGTAGTCGCGAAACGCCGCCCACGGCTCGGTCAGCGCCTGTTCTGCCGCCAGCTCGGTTCTGTCGGCGTAAAGGCTCATCTTCTCTTCGAAGACGACGCCGATGAGCTCTTCGACCGAGGCGAACCGGCGATAGATCGTTCCGACGCCGACGCCGGCCTCACGCGCGATGGTTTCGAGCGTCACGTCGGTGCCGTGCGCGGCGAAGACGGCCGCCGCCGCGCAGAGAATCGACTGCCGGTTGCGTTCGGCGTCGGCCCGCAACGTTCGAGAGTCGTTAGCCATTACCCGATTCTATCGCAATTGGAATATCTGCTCCGGTTAATGGTTGGATGAAAGCGGAGCAACTATTCCACTCCCACCCGATCAGGCCGGGCAGGCCGAGCAGCCCGAACGAACCCGAACAGAACAGGAACCACCCCGCCATGAAGGCAGTCGCATTCAGCGCATTCGACCACTCCCCCGAGCTCATCGACATCGACGCACCCACCGCGGCAGAGGGCGAAGTGCGGGTGCGCATCGAAGCAGCCTCCGTGAACGGTTTCGACCTCGCCGTAGCGAACGGCTACCTCAACGGAATGATGGAACACCGTTTTCCCGTCGTACTCGGCAAAGATTTCGCCGGAACCGTCGACCAGGTCGGCCCCGGCGTCGACGGCTACGAGATCGGCGACCGCGTCTTCGGCGTCGTGACCAAAGACTTTCTCGGCGACGGCTCGTTCGCCGAGTTCGTGACAGTGCCGGTCACGATCGGCGTCGCCAAGCTGCCTGACACCGTGACATTCATCGAGGCGGCCGGTCTCGGTCTCGCCGGCACAGCCGCCGCCGACTCGTTCGACGCGGCGCAGGTCACGACGGGCACCACCGTGCTGATCGCCGGCGCGACCGGTGGCGTCGGCACGCAAGCCCTGCAGCTCGCCTTGCGGGCCGGGGCAGACGTCATCGTTACAGCACATTCCACAGAAGAGCTCGAAGCGGTGAAGGCCCTCGGCGCGACGCAGATCGTCGACTACACCGGCGATGTCGCCGCGCAGGTTCGCGCACTGCGCGCCGACGGCGTCGACGTGGTGCTGCACTTCGCCGGAGACCCCGCCGCGCTCGCCTCCGCCACCAAGAAGGGCGGCCGGTTCGTGTCGACGCTGGCCCAGTCCGCCGAGCAGTTGGGCGGGGCGGAAGACGTAGAGTTCATCTCGATCTACGCCACTCCCACGACGCCGACGCTCGACCGCCTCGCGAAGAACCAGGCGGAGGGCCACACCGCGGTGAGCATTCAGCGCGCGTATCCGCTCGCCGAAGCGCCCGCGGCCTTCGCCGACTTCGCCGGCGGCACTCTCGGCAAACTGATCATCACGATCTGACACAGTGGATGCCCGGGGTCGCGCCCTCGGCGAGGCAGCGCCCCGGGCATCCACGCCCCGTAACAACGGGCATCCACACCCCGTAACAACGGGCATCCACGCCCGCAGCAAGAGGAGACAGCATGGAACTCGGCATCTACTCGTTCGGCGAGCTCGTCGCGAACCCCGACGGAAGCTCGGCCACGAGCATCCACGAGCGCTTCGACCAGGTGGTCGAACTGGCGAAGCTTGCCGATGGCGGCGGGCTCGACGCCATCTCGCTCGGCGAACATCACCGCGCCGACTTCAGCATGTCGGCGCCCGAGATCGTGCTCGCGGCCATGGCGAGCGTGACGAAGCGGCTGCGGCTCGCCAGCGGAGTGACGGTGATCTCGAGCCAAGACCCGGTGCGCGTCTTCGAGCAGTTCGCGACCCTCGACCACGTCTCGAACGGGCGCGCCGAGATCATCGTGGGGCGCGGGGCCTTCACCGAATCGTTCCCACTCTTCGGGTACGACCTCGCCGACTACGACGCACTCTTCGACGAGAAGCTGCGCCTCTTGCTGCAGATTCGGGATCACCCGGTCGTCACCTGGAACGGGCGGTTTCGCTCCGCCCTCGAGAACGTCGAGATCTCACCGCGCCCACTGCAAGACCCGCTGCCGATCTGGGTGGGAATCGGCGGTACGCCCGCCTCGGCCGTGCGCGCCGGAATACTCGGCCTGCCCATGATGATGGGCTTTTTCGCCGGCCCCGAGCAGTTCGTCTCCCGCGTCGAGCTCTACCAGCGCGCCGGCGCCCAGGCCGGCCACGACCCGGCGGCCCTGCGACTCGGAGTGAGCGGACACATGTACGTGGGCCGCACTTCGCAGAAGGCCCGCGACGACTTCTACCCCTACTACTCGCGTTACTTTCAGAAGGGCGGCGCATCGTTCGCCGCGAACGGCTTTCCGCGCGAAGCCTACGACGCCTGGATCGCCGGAGGCCTGCCCGTCGGCAGCCCGCAGCAGGTGATCGACGCCATCATGCGACGCGTCGAACTGCTCGGCATCGACCGTTTCATGGGCCAGATCGACGTCTGCAACCTGCCCTGGAGCATGACCCGCGAGTCCCTCGAGTTGTACATGACCGAGGTCGCGCCGGTCGTGCGACGCGAAACAGCGGATGCCCGCCCGGCCCTATAGGCGACCTGTACGATGAAGGCGTAAGCACTTCAATGCGGTAGTGAATGGTTATGCACTCGGGCTGCCGCCGAACGAACAGGATCATCGAATGACACTCGTGGCCTCACCCATGTACCAGAACCAGTTCACCGGCCGCACCGCGGTCGTGACCGGCGCGGGCAGAGGCATCGGGCTGGCCATCGCGCAGTCGTTCGCCGAATCCGGAGCATCTGTGCTGCTGATCGACCGCGACGAGGTCGTCGAAGAATCTGCCGAGACGCTGCGCGCCGCGGGCTACGACGTTCGCGGGCTGCGGGCCGACGTGACAGACGAAGAGGCGATGAAGAGCGCGTTCCGCTGGGTCGACGAGCTCTGGGGAAGACTGGATGTTCTGGTCAACAACGCCGGAATCATCACGATCTCGAACCTCGACGACCTCAGCCTCGCCGAATTCCAGCGCGTGCTGAACGTCAACACCACCGCCATGTTCCTCTGCTGCCGCGAGGCCGCGCCGCTGCTGCGCAAGAGTCCGAGCGGGGTCATCTTGAATGCGGCCTCGGGCCAGGCCCGGCAAGGTTTCATCTACACGCCGCACTACGCCGCGAGCAAGTTCGGCGTGGTGGGGCTGAGCCAGTCACTGGCGAAAGAGCTGGCGGCAGACAACATCCGCGTCAACTCGTACTGCCCGGGCATCGTGAAGACCGACATGTGGCAGTACAACGACCGCGAGTGGGGCAAGCGGCTCGGCGACTACGCGCCGGGCGAGCTGATTCAGGAGTGGATCGACGACATTCCGCTGAAGCGGGCGGCCGAGGCGAGCGACGTGGCGAACCTGTTGCTGTTTCTGGCCTCGGATGCGGCCTCGTACATCACCGGCCAGGCGATCAACATCGACGGCGGCATGTTCATGAGCTGAGCCGACCTGAGCCGCTGCGACGTCGGCGGCCTGCTCAGGCGTCGCCCGGCTGGGTGCTCTCGAGCGCCTTCGCCTCGAGCAGCTTCGCTTCCAGCAGCTCGGCCAGATGCACCGACCCGACACCCGCGAGATCGTCGAGCTGAGTGCGGCAGGAGAATCCGTCGGCCAGAACGACCGCGTTCTCGGGCGCACCCGCCACGGCGGGCAGCAGGTTCTGCTCGGCGATCGCCACCGACACCTTGTAATGCCCGCGCTCGAGGCCGAAGTTGCCGGCCAGCCCGCAGCATCCGCTGACCCTGCTCACCTCGGCTCCGAGCGACTCGAGCAGTTTCTGGTCGGCGTTCCAGCCCATGACCGCGTGGTGGTGGCAGTGCGGCTGCGCGACGATCTGCGTGCCCGAGAGATCGGGGCCCACCCACGGCTCGCGACCGCCCGGCGCCACGGCCGCATCCGCCGCCACGGTCAGCAGCTCGGCCAGCGTCGTCGTCGCGCGCGCCACACTCCGAGCCGCGTCGCTGCCCAGCAACTCGACCGCGTCGCTGCGCAGCACCGCCGTGCACGACGGCTCGATGCCCACAATGGGCATTCCTGCCGCCGCAGAGAGCTGCAGTGCATCCACCGTCTCGGTCAGAATGGCACGGGCCGACGTCAGCTGCCCGGTGGTGATCCAGGTCAGCCCGCAACACACCTCACGTTCGGTGATCTGCGGCGCGAATCCCGCCGACTCGAGCACCGCGACCATCGACTTCGCCACTTTCGGCTCGAAATGATTCGTGAAACTGTCGACGAACA
Coding sequences:
- a CDS encoding LLM class flavin-dependent oxidoreductase — translated: MELGIYSFGELVANPDGSSATSIHERFDQVVELAKLADGGGLDAISLGEHHRADFSMSAPEIVLAAMASVTKRLRLASGVTVISSQDPVRVFEQFATLDHVSNGRAEIIVGRGAFTESFPLFGYDLADYDALFDEKLRLLLQIRDHPVVTWNGRFRSALENVEISPRPLQDPLPIWVGIGGTPASAVRAGILGLPMMMGFFAGPEQFVSRVELYQRAGAQAGHDPAALRLGVSGHMYVGRTSQKARDDFYPYYSRYFQKGGASFAANGFPREAYDAWIAGGLPVGSPQQVIDAIMRRVELLGIDRFMGQIDVCNLPWSMTRESLELYMTEVAPVVRRETADARPAL
- a CDS encoding TetR/AcrR family transcriptional regulator, translated to MANDSRTLRADAERNRQSILCAAAAVFAAHGTDVTLETIAREAGVGVGTIYRRFASVEELIGVVFEEKMSLYADRTELAAEQALTEPWAAFRDYVLYILEQQALDLAFSDVIASPNRGTEHFRVQMNRALAASILLVDRAVAAGALRSDFDHSDLYLLTTANAGLIRGTRRSASDAWRRFGEYMLQAFRFRTDGEVLTPPSRVLTRVQQKARTGG
- a CDS encoding DUF4190 domain-containing protein; the protein is MTTSNSPAVAQARFNILSIVAIIGAFVVPLLGAILGFVALGQVKRTGERGHGLALAAVVLGLVFTVLYIVIAVLTAVVSASVSVSGY
- a CDS encoding SDR family NAD(P)-dependent oxidoreductase — translated: MTLVASPMYQNQFTGRTAVVTGAGRGIGLAIAQSFAESGASVLLIDRDEVVEESAETLRAAGYDVRGLRADVTDEEAMKSAFRWVDELWGRLDVLVNNAGIITISNLDDLSLAEFQRVLNVNTTAMFLCCREAAPLLRKSPSGVILNAASGQARQGFIYTPHYAASKFGVVGLSQSLAKELAADNIRVNSYCPGIVKTDMWQYNDREWGKRLGDYAPGELIQEWIDDIPLKRAAEASDVANLLLFLASDAASYITGQAINIDGGMFMS
- a CDS encoding NADP-dependent oxidoreductase; amino-acid sequence: MKAVAFSAFDHSPELIDIDAPTAAEGEVRVRIEAASVNGFDLAVANGYLNGMMEHRFPVVLGKDFAGTVDQVGPGVDGYEIGDRVFGVVTKDFLGDGSFAEFVTVPVTIGVAKLPDTVTFIEAAGLGLAGTAAADSFDAAQVTTGTTVLIAGATGGVGTQALQLALRAGADVIVTAHSTEELEAVKALGATQIVDYTGDVAAQVRALRADGVDVVLHFAGDPAALASATKKGGRFVSTLAQSAEQLGGAEDVEFISIYATPTTPTLDRLAKNQAEGHTAVSIQRAYPLAEAPAAFADFAGGTLGKLIITI
- a CDS encoding gluconokinase, which translates into the protein MPESVAPRPESDAPWPEPVEPATQSDPPRPEPVAPGPESDAAEHEPERIAPGTGVHPLVIVAGVTGAGKSTIGTAIAVKLGVPFVDADSLHSPANIAKMAAGHPLTDADREPWLERIGAELHEHSESGLVIACSSLKRKYRDLIRSAAPSTFFVVLTGSRELIESRLAARTGHFMPPALLDSQLAAFEPLTPDERGVDLSIDTDINSIVDAGVAAVVAAAR